In Phoenix dactylifera cultivar Barhee BC4 chromosome 11, palm_55x_up_171113_PBpolish2nd_filt_p, whole genome shotgun sequence, the following are encoded in one genomic region:
- the LOC103709033 gene encoding endoglucanase-like — translation MAWKENGSAVALCLWALVFGLAIGSAVDEGGEGRALCDGSYNYTDALAKAILFFEGQRSGKLPADQRVEWRAHSALTDGQIDNVDLTGGYYDAGDNIKFGWPMSFSVALLSWAATEYEAQISAVGQLDHLHSAIRWGADFILKAHTSPTTLYTQVGDGSDHSCWERPEDMDTPRNLFKITESSPGTEVAADAAAALASAYMVLKSVDPDYAAKLLEEAKALFEFADKYRGSYQASCPFYCSFSSYQDELLWGATWLYKATKDVQFLTFVSNNQNWSGVVPEFSWDNKFVGAQALLTKEYLAGKKDLAIYKTHADGFVCSLMPGSGTVKIQTTPGGLLFTRDTVNLQYVTSAVMVLFYYSNTLDSAGISEVQCSSANFSTAQIRAFAKSQVDYILGKNPLGYSYMVGFGTKYPRRIHHRGASIPSVQVHPAKVACGEGFADYFNTDNPNANIHVGAIVGGPNSGDEFGDVRSESIHSEPTTYMNAAFVGASAPLLDEKCGLQLPLDDGGFMASAS, via the exons ATGGCCTGGAAGGAGAATGGTTCGGCTGTTGCGTTATGCCTATGGGCACTGGTATTTGGTTTAGCTATAGGGAGTGCAGTAGATGAGGGTGGTGAGGGCAGGGCCCTTTGTGATGGGTCTTACAACTACACCGATGCCCTAGCGAAGGCCATTCTGTTCTTCGAAGGGCAGCGCTCTGGAAAGCTGCCTGCCGACCAGCGAGTTGAATGGAGGGCCCACTCAGCTCTCACAGATGGCCAGATAGACAAT GTGGATCTCACCGGCGGCTACTATGATGCTGGAGACAACATCAAGTTTGGCTGGCCCATGTCATTTAGCGTCGCCCTGTTGAGCTGGGCCGCCACCGAGTACGAGGCACAGATTTCTGCAGTTGGCCAGCTTGACCACCTGCACTCGGCCATCAGATGGGGAGCCGACTTCATACTGAAAGCTCACACTTCGCCAACCACACTCTATACTCAG GTAGGTGATGGATCGGACCACTCCTGCTGGGAGCGTCCAGAAGACATGGATACGCCTCGTAATCTGTTCAAGATCACTGAAAGTTCACCAGGCACAGAGGTGGCTGCAGATGCTGCAGCAGCCCTCGCCTCTGCTTACATGGTATTGAAAAGTGTCGACCCCGACTATGCAGCAAAACTTTTGGAGGAAGCAAAAGCA CTTTTCGAATTTGCCGATAAGTATAGAGGGTCATACCAAGCCTCTTGTCCGTTCTATTGCTCCTTCTCCAGCTACCAG GATGAGCTTCTATGGGGTGCTACTTGGCTCTACAAAGCAACTAAAGACGTCCAATTTCTGACATTTGTATCAAATAATCAGAACTGGAGTGGTGTTGTTCCTGAATTCAGCTGGGACAACAAATTCGTTGGAGCACAAGCATTGCTAACAAAA GAATATTTGGCAGGGAAGAAAGATTTAGCTATATACAAGACCCATGCTGATGGATTTGTATGTTCGTTGATGCCAGGAAGTGGCACTGTGAAAATCCAAACCACACCCG GAGGGCTTCTGTTCACACGGGACACTGTTAACTTGCAATACGTGACGAGTGCTGTTATGGTGCTGTTTTACTACTCAAATACCCTAGATTCAGCTGGGATTAGCGAAGTCCAGTGCAGCTCAGCTAATTTTTCCACTGCTCAAATCAGAGCATTTGCTAAATCACAG GTGGATTACATACTAGGCAAGAATCCACTTGGCTACTCATACATGGTGGGGTTCGGCACCAAGTACCCGAGGCGTATACACCACCGAGGTGCATCCATACCGTCCGTCCAAGTTCATCCAGCAAAGGTGGCCTGCGGCGAAGGCTTCGCAGATTATTTTAACACCGATAACCCTAATGCCAACATTCACGTCGGAGCAATCGTCGGTGGTCCTAATTCCGGCGATGAGTTTGGTGATGTTAGATCAGAATCTATACACTCAGAGCCCACCACCTACATGAATGCAGCCTTTGTGGGTGCCTCAGCACCTCTGCTCGATGAAAAATGTGGCTTGCAGCTACCACTGGATGATGGAGGCTTTATGGCATCAGCTTCCTAG